The genomic stretch tgatgtttttatttcatttgcctCTTCCAAGTTTCCCAGAAATCTGGTAAGCAGATTTGCAGCCTACATGCTCGCCAAATTAAATCACTGCCCTGGACATGCCTTTTGGATGAGGAGACCAAAACTCTTCTACTTGTCTCCATGGAGCTAAGCCATCACAGCCCAGACATCGGGCTTGAAAGACTGATGgtccccaggtgcaggacaaCCTTCAGGACACCCACACATCCCCAGAGAGGTGGCATTTTCCAACAACAAACTGGAATATTTCCCCAGAGGATCAGTACAGGACACCCCAACTCCATCAATCTCTTTCTTGCATGGGTTATTAAGCAGCACTGAAAcatgcccccccctcccccaaccattgatttttattttttttaaggtttccaaggcaaaacaaaccacaacccTCACATCACATACTCCTGGCTTCCACCCTCAAAATCCCTCCAGATGTTATTTTAGTGGTATCAGTGGTATCCTTGTCAGCAAGGAGAAGGCTACAGGTCACACATCCCCACAGAACCAAGCACCTCCAAAGGGCTGTGGAATGGAGATCTGGGCACCTCCTCCCCAGGGACCTGGCTGTAACCCACCTCCTCAAGGCTCTAAAGCTGTAGGCTCTGTTCTGAGAAAGACAGAGATCTCCCTCTTCCccctattattatttttcctcctcttctcttcctgaGCCTAGAAGAGCCTCTGCCACAGACAATTAGGGTTTTTGAACTTGCCCCAGAACCCACCaagccccttcccacccacaaGAAATATGGCAAAGCCTCAAGACTTTATACCTGAGAGGGGAAACTCCCCCAGGAGAGCCACTAAAGTAATTAGCAATTAGCAGCCCTGACAAGCTCCTCCTGGCCTCTGAAAGCAGCTAAGCCTGATACTAATGAGGTTCCTTGCTAATTATAGCAGGCGAGCAAGGGTGAGCTGCCTCCTGGCCTCGGTGAGGGGGCTGAGGGCTGAAACGCGGGCAGTGACCACACCGAGCTTTTGGCTGAAAAACTTTCTGAATTCCTTGTGCTGTAAAAAAAGCGCTGAGGTTAATCTAGGACAGCAATCCACACCATGCCCAGCGctcctggagagcagcagcactgaaggaTGCTGTCAGGCGGCTGTGCTTTCTGCTCACGAGCCGGTTCTCTCTCATTCATCATTTTGAATAATTCCTGTTGAATAGCATGGGTTTCTGTCGTGCCCAGCATTGCATCAGCCTGGAGCTCAAGGCAGCAAGGGAACATGGTCCCTTGGACAAACCTTGGGGACATCAGGGACTTAAGTAACATGCtcaaaaccacccaaaacctCTGAAAGGCTTGAGCATTCAGCATCCCAGTGGGTTTTTAATCCCTTTTGAGCAGGACTGTTGGTGTGACCCCAAGCTGCTGCGTTTGGGGACAGTGAGTGAGGCTGAAGACTGTGTCTTCCTGGCTACCAGGCTCTTCCCTGCCCATCCTGGTGGCTTTGTGGCTGGGCTGGTTCTCAGCTGACCTGGGTCCCTGGCTGCGGCAGCCAGCTCAGAGCCTCCTGAAAGCAGCTCTTTTCCagccagccctgagctgcaAACACCCGCTCTGACTGCCAgaccacaaaaccccaaacccagctTGCTTGGGAATGCcataaaaaaccctaaaattaaaacaaacaagaaaaacctcagcctctgctgccccATGGCCAGCTCCCCCACGCTTTATAGCCCCCAGTTTTGCTCTTGCCGTATGCAGAGCTGTGAGCAAACCAGCAGCCCACGGTAGCATTTCCCACTGTAGACATTCAGGATTTTAATTAAGATGCTGGAAAGGAGCAGCAGTCCCAAATTGCTCCCTTGGCCTGGCCCCTCGACAGGGTTCGTTTTCACCCCACGGGAAGGATGTGGGTATATGAACGGAGGTGGGATGTAACAAAACCCTTGGAGAAAGCACTTGGCTAgacaccagcagccccaggaaaCACCTCTGGGAGCTGTGAGAGGGGAAGCCGTGTCCGTGTGGGTTTCATAGCAGGGAGGGGAGTTGGGGTGAgggatgttaggaaaaaattcttcatgggAGTGTGGTCAAGCATCAGACCAAGCtggccagggaggtggtggagtcaccatccctgcaggtaAGAAACACATAGATgcggtgcttggggacatgggttagtggtggccttggcagtgcccggttaacggttggacttgatgatctcagagggcttttccaacctgaatgagTCCCTGATTCCCTGATTCTATAAGCCATTTCCCCAAGCTTCGATGCTCCAGGGGAAGCCCTGCTGTACGTGCTCCCTGGGCAACCATCTCAGCTTTCCCCACTGTGGGGAGATGCAGGGAGCCAGGAGGCACGCGGTGCTGGGGCTCAGGCAGGAGGTACGGTTGATGCCTGGCCCTAATTAAAAGGACGTACTTCCCACTGGGAACCCCTTTGCTGCAGTCCCCCTGAAAGGGTAACTGCACGGTAAAATAACCCCATCCCCACGCTTGCAGGCATGAGAGCATCACAGGTAGTTGCTAACTCGGCTTTTATTGTCACAGGACGCAGCAGCAGACAACACGAGGGGTCACTACAGGGGGGACACAGGCATGCTACACTGCAGGTCTTCCAGCACATTCACCTTGAACGGCAGCACCGCACTCTGCATcgggcaggagggagggaaagagacAATGCCGCAGGGAGAAGATGCCACCAGCTGCAATCCCTGCTCCTTTCCATGCCTTTGCTGCCCCATCTCTGTGCAAAAAGACAAATTCTCAGGCCATGGTGATTTTTCCTTTAGGGATGGGGTAATTAATAAGCAGACAAGGGGGTCCCTGCAAGGAGCATCATTTGCACCTCCTGCTCTCGGCTCCGTTGCTGGCTTAACAGTTGGACTCCGTgctcttaaatgtcttttccaaccaaaacgATTCTGTGACTCTATGCTTCAAATTGCCACCCAGTGGTTTCACTTGCACCACACTCAGCTGAGTCACAGGGTAAAGGCATTAACAGGAGGAGCTGCCCCGGGAACAGTGCTCGCCTGGGATGGAGAAGCATGATCGTAGCCTAAGGTCTCGATGTGCATCGGAACCCTGGTCTGCTCGATTTGCCTCCCCTTGGAGACAGCTGCCCCAGCGAGACAGAGAAGTAAAACAGGGGCACACTTGGTGACAGCAGCAACCCCGGCACAGCACCGAGCACGCCGTGCCTTCAGCCggaggggcagctgcagcatctgctgcctTCGCTGTCCTTTGCCTGCCTGGGATTTTATTTACAGGGTTATTAAAGGAGAGTGTGCCAAGGAgtctgaaacattaaaaaatgggtggttttttttaaaagccagggattaacaggctttttttcttcccactgtaaacaaatctgttttgcttttaatcatGCCCTTGGTGCCAGCCCatgagcagccagggagggagaagggccCCAGCTCCGTGGGATGCAGAGGTCTGTCCCTCCACAGCGGCTTCAGTTCACAAACCCTGGGGAAAACTGGGACAGAAACGCAGCTCTGGGCACCAACAGGCGGAcgctgctggctgcaggtgggCAAAACGGCTGGCCTGGATCTTGGTGGAGGACCACAACAGAGGCAGACGGGGACACAGCCCTCCATCGCCCACTAATGCATGCAGCTGGTGGGTCTGGGGGCACCAGCGGGTGGATGTGGCAGCAACCACCCCCCggagcagccagccaggctggaaAGGTTTCAAGCAGCCAGAGGATTTTACCCACAAGCAATGCTgagcagcaaaagcaacagCCGTTTTCCCCAAGGCAGAGACGGCTGGTGACAGCCCAGGAGCCAGCGTGACCTTCAGGGTCACCCTGGCCTGGTGGGTGCACACCCCGGGGTGCAAACAGACACAGCAATCTTAGGGGAGCCAGGAAACCCAAACAGATGTGTCTGTGGTGCTGGGTCTGATCCCCGCCGAAACACTTCTGAGCCTCCAAGGGTTGACCCAACACCACTGAAGTCACCACAAACCACCTTTGCTACTGACTTCAGCCatgcagaaggagaaagagggagCAAAGGGGTAAGATGGACAAAGAACATCTTCCCTGCAGACACAAAGCCTGATTGTAAAACCTATGGGCTTTAAAAGGCTGTTGTACCTCAATCCCACCCTCCCCACCGCTTAACCGTCCCCTgggaggcagcacagccccacgAGCTGCCCCGCAACCCTGGGGCTGAGGCAATGGGCACCCTCGCAGCAGGATAACctgtccctccatcccagcTCGGCCATCACTCTCGCCTCCGCACTGGGGAAGCTCACTCGGGGATGTAGTCCCTGAAGGAGTTAAAGCTGAGGCTACGGCCCGCTGAGTTCAAGGTGGAGCTGCCTTGCATCTTAGGGATCTTCTCCATCAGCTTTGACACTGTCCTCCTCTTGAAGGAGCCCGGGGAGAAGTGCCCCTGCCTCATGAGCTCCTGGTAGAGGGTGTTGAACACCACCACGGTCTCTTCGTAGCTATCCCGGGTGGAAATCTCATAGAAAGGAAGCTTCAAGGCTTTGGAGAGGTTTTCACCATCCTCTGTGGACACCATCCTGTCAAACTGCAAGTCCTTCTTGTTGCCCACAATGACGACAGGAGGCTGCTCGCTCCCACTGCTCCGCTTGGGGCTCGAGTGGATGTGGTTGATAAGGAAACACAGCCGCATGACCTCGTCGAAGCTGCACCTGTCTGTCACCGAGTAGACCACCGCAAAGCCATCGCCCCATTTGATCTTCTCCTCTATCTGCAGGGAatcctcctcctgccagggcAGACAAGCTCATATTAACACACGAAGCCCCAGTCTCCCCTAAATACCAGCACTGCTGATTGCAGCCTCCCAAGAGGGCCCATCACCGTCTCCCAGAAGGTTTTTGGCCCTGGGCTCACACACAGCAGTGAtgtgcaaagcagcacaggTAGCCCAGGGCAGGAATGCGATGGCTTGGGCAAAATGAGAGACAGCAACCAGCCCCAGCCTGATGTGGACAAAGGGAGAGTGTCAGTGCCGCTAAAGTGGGTATGCAAAGGCAGGGCTGCCGCTAGATGGGAAGCCAGCACAGGGCTCTCCACTGCCCACAGCTGTGGTGCTTGCTGGCTCCTTCAtcccagcaccctcctgctccctgaGCTGTCTCCCTGTCCTCAGGATGCTCCACCAATGCAAGGAGCTGAGCTGCGCTGCACACCAGTAAGGGGCCTGGGGAAATACTTAGCTGAAGCCACACTGTAATTGAGCTAGAGAGACATAAATCCTCCAAAACATCCTTTCCCAAGATAAATGCATCTTGATCGATATTTCAGACACAACAGATTAAAGCTGGTGTAAGAGCAGGGATTGCCTTCAGTGGCAAGTCGCCCTTCCCCGATGGTATTTTCCAGGGTCGGCCAGCTATGGAACAGCGTGAGCTCACCTGTCCCGCTGTATCGAGGATCTCAAAGTGCACCATCTCCCCGTCAATGACAGCCATGTGTCTGTAAATCATTTCTGGaggacagacagaaaagcatgtgTAAGAAAAGTGCCAGGCAGCAAATGACAACCCCAGTGGCCTCAATGCAAGCTGTGCTGGAGAAGTCGACTTTCACCTGCTGCAACCTACAGCCCATGTGGCCTCTGTTTCGAATCCACATCTTGAACTGGTCCTCAGCCTGTTCCCTCACACCTGGGAAGGGCAGTCCTGTACCCACAGCAGCAAGCTCAGCACCTCCAACGGGCAGCAGagccccctgccagcacccagccagctttccccTTGCTGGAAATAAAAGGGCAACAGTGACCAAAGCGCTGGAGCAAAAAGGTGTCACGGAGTGATGCTTCTGCAAAGGAAGAGGGGCTTGGCAGGAGGGTATGAAaagctggggtttgttttgagACCCTGCTCATGCTCCCGACCCAGCCCTTTGCCCAGCCGGTGTTGGACTCCCACCCCAAAGCAGCGGGAGAGCAGCTCCTTTCTAACcaagcaagaaaagcagctgtaaagGAGCGCACCTGGGCGGCTCCTCCAGCACAAAACCTGCTGCCAGCTTCACTAATATcatcaggaaataaaaccagtCAGCACTGCACTTGGCAGCCGCTCTGTGTGCAGCATGCTCGATGGGAGGCCTTGCTCCATGCCAATGGAGCACCTCAGTCACACTGGGTGCCACGCACGACAGGGCAGAAACCCGCCTGGCTTGGCCATCTGTGGGAAAAACCAGGcaccttccctctcctctggcACGGGGAAGCAGCAGGTACACTCACCGTACGGcctctgtattttattacatCGCATGGAGTGAGCCcaacaggaggaagaagcagcaggcagaaacGAAAAAGAAATTGCCCTCTGGGGGAAAAAGGCATTGCTCACCGTAACAAGAGAGGAGCGGGGATGTAAAGGACAGATGTGGCAGCGGTAGGGTTGTTTTTAAACCCAAACCTTTCCCTCTGACCACCTGTGAACCAGCTGGGTTAGAGCAACACAGAGACTTCCCAAATTTCCCAGCCTTGCAGGTGATGGCAGGAGTTAGGCAGAGGGATGCACAGCCAGTGACTGGTCACTTCTGGGATACTTCAGCAGGGACATGACTTCAGTGcccaaaaaacctcaaactcaaatgcaaaacaaaacctagaagacaggaaagcacaagctgctgctccagtggCTTAGATACCCCCTTCCCCCTAAATGCCACCTCCCAGCAAATTGCTCCAGGATGACAGATGAGTAAGCACGTGGTGCTTTCTCGTGGGATGTCAGTGCTCACCCCAACAGATTTTGCCttaacaaaacaacagaaaaggaaaaagggatgCAAGAGAAAAGAGGTGCCATGATGGCTGGTGGTTCTGACCGCTGCCAGTCTGGTcgaggaggaagaggagcagatACGGTGAgtgtgggagcagagctggctctgctgcacaTGGCGTTGGGTGCACCACAGCCTGCAGGCTGAGCCAGTGACAGCAGAAAAGGTGACAAGAAAAAGGACTTTACCTACCTAGGGTTGGGTCATAGTCTCCAATGAATCTCCTGGTGATGAATCTTACGGTCAGTGCTGTaagaaaaccacaacaaacccAGTTACAGCTGTCAGATCAAACTGCAGAGAAACATGGGCCGACTGAGACAGGAGGGATGGAGCAAAGACCTGCCCCAGCCTCACGGGGAACTGCCCGTGTGGGCACCGGAAGACATCCCAGCAGCGATGCTGCAGACCCGGCCCCATAAGGATCAGGTTATGACAGGGTTGGGTAAAACGTCTTCGCAGGTGCCCGGGCAGGCTGGGTCACCGCTGCATGCTTTGGGCTGCCCGACGATGACCAGAGAAGACTGCAATAAAGCGGCAACGACCAGATCTTAGCAGGAGGTGAGGGTGAAGCAGACTGGGAAAGGATCACGGTTCCCAGGTGGATGCCTTGGACCAAGATTGTTACAAGCCCTCTTTTCTCACAGCAAAGTCCTTGGCTGATGTCACAGCTCGTGCAGGCTGTCCTCTGCCTTGCTTTACCCTGCGTACAATGTGGGAAAAGCATGTCAGGATGGGCAGGAGCCCACTCAGGCTGGTAGTTCCCACCTTACCTCTTCTACAAAGCCTAAAAAATTTCCAGAGCTCATAGACATCAGGCATTTCAAAAGAACTCCATTGCCACCCCAGGAACAGGCTAGATGGTTTTTGCATGTTAGCACACTTTTGCATTGAGGACTGACACCCACCGCATGACGGGATGcccaggcagagaaaaaggtTC from Falco rusticolus isolate bFalRus1 chromosome 10, bFalRus1.pri, whole genome shotgun sequence encodes the following:
- the LOC119154323 gene encoding ras-related and estrogen-regulated growth inhibitor-like isoform X1 yields the protein MSFPRPLRRSVSLSPARSLRLVVLGQSAVGKTALTVRFITRRFIGDYDPTLEMIYRHMAVIDGEMVHFEILDTAGQEEDSLQIEEKIKWGDGFAVVYSVTDRCSFDEVMRLCFLINHIHSSPKRSSGSEQPPVVIVGNKKDLQFDRMVSTEDGENLSKALKLPFYEISTRDSYEETVVVFNTLYQELMRQGHFSPGSFKRRTVSKLMEKIPKMQGSSTLNSAGRSLSFNSFRDYIPE
- the LOC119154323 gene encoding ras-related and estrogen-regulated growth inhibitor-like isoform X2 is translated as MRSALTVRFITRRFIGDYDPTLEMIYRHMAVIDGEMVHFEILDTAGQEEDSLQIEEKIKWGDGFAVVYSVTDRCSFDEVMRLCFLINHIHSSPKRSSGSEQPPVVIVGNKKDLQFDRMVSTEDGENLSKALKLPFYEISTRDSYEETVVVFNTLYQELMRQGHFSPGSFKRRTVSKLMEKIPKMQGSSTLNSAGRSLSFNSFRDYIPE